From Acidobacteriota bacterium, a single genomic window includes:
- a CDS encoding electron transfer flavoprotein-ubiquinone oxidoreductase, protein MSESRERLEVDVLFVGAGPACLTGALHLTDLIRAHNRMSSPGERLESVSIALIEKGREVGAHSLSGAILDPIALAELIPDYRELNAPLGPAVSGDSLYYLTAGNRFRLPWVPPPLNNHGNSLISLSRFVRWLGELVEARGVDLFAGFAGTELLFEGERLIGVRTGDKGIDRENRPKSSWEPGVDILAKVVVLGEGVHGSLAGQAVKRLGLDRGKAPQVYGVGVKEVWELPEESPDKGQVIHTLGYPLRQEEFGGGFLYHMGRTISLGLVVGLDYRDPFLDPHRQFQRFKAHPLIASRLAGARLAAYGAKALPEGGHYAMPRSCFDGGLIIGDSAGLVNSMRLKGIHLAMKSGMLAAETILEALRRDDYSERTLSRYPQLLGKSWAGRELYRVRNFHQGFERGLVWGLLQAGLQMATGGRGWKDPLPSRPGHRRMRPVAAYHGAGAVPPGPLQADGKTTFDKLTNVYYSGTRHEEDQPSHLRISDPGICQERCPQEFGSPCQRFCPANVYEVVPREDGKGRRLQINPSNCVHCKTCDIMDPYQVITWVPPEGGGGPNYVIL, encoded by the coding sequence GTGAGTGAGTCCCGCGAGCGGTTGGAGGTCGACGTTCTCTTCGTAGGGGCCGGTCCCGCCTGTCTGACTGGAGCCCTCCACCTCACCGATCTGATCCGGGCCCACAACCGAATGTCCTCTCCCGGCGAACGGCTGGAGTCGGTCAGCATCGCCCTCATCGAGAAGGGCCGCGAAGTTGGAGCTCACAGCCTGTCTGGGGCCATCTTGGACCCCATCGCGCTGGCCGAGCTGATCCCCGACTACCGGGAGCTGAATGCTCCCCTGGGTCCGGCGGTCAGCGGGGATTCCCTCTACTACCTCACCGCGGGGAACCGGTTCCGGCTACCCTGGGTGCCTCCTCCGCTCAACAACCACGGCAACAGCCTGATTTCGCTCAGCCGGTTTGTCAGGTGGCTGGGGGAGCTGGTGGAAGCCCGAGGGGTCGATCTCTTCGCCGGTTTCGCCGGGACGGAGCTGCTGTTCGAGGGCGAGCGCTTGATCGGCGTGCGCACCGGCGACAAGGGCATCGACCGGGAAAACCGGCCCAAGTCCTCCTGGGAGCCCGGTGTCGACATCCTGGCCAAGGTGGTGGTGCTGGGTGAAGGGGTCCACGGTTCGCTGGCCGGGCAAGCGGTGAAGCGCCTCGGGCTGGATCGGGGCAAGGCTCCTCAGGTCTACGGCGTCGGCGTGAAGGAGGTCTGGGAGCTCCCCGAAGAATCCCCGGACAAGGGGCAGGTGATCCACACCCTGGGCTACCCCCTCAGGCAGGAGGAATTCGGGGGAGGCTTCCTCTACCACATGGGCCGCACCATCTCGCTGGGTCTGGTGGTGGGACTGGACTACAGGGACCCGTTCCTGGATCCGCATCGGCAGTTCCAGCGCTTCAAGGCCCATCCTCTGATCGCCTCCCGGCTGGCGGGAGCCCGGCTGGCCGCCTACGGAGCCAAGGCCCTGCCGGAGGGTGGCCATTACGCCATGCCGCGGAGCTGTTTCGACGGTGGGCTGATCATCGGCGACTCGGCGGGCCTGGTGAACTCCATGCGGCTCAAGGGTATCCACCTGGCCATGAAGTCGGGCATGCTGGCTGCCGAGACGATTCTCGAGGCCCTGCGTCGGGATGACTATTCGGAACGGACACTGAGCCGGTACCCCCAGTTGTTGGGCAAGAGTTGGGCGGGGCGGGAACTCTACCGGGTGCGCAACTTCCACCAGGGGTTTGAGCGCGGCCTGGTTTGGGGACTGCTCCAGGCGGGGCTGCAGATGGCGACGGGAGGACGGGGCTGGAAGGATCCGCTCCCGAGTCGGCCCGGCCACCGGCGAATGCGGCCCGTCGCCGCCTACCACGGCGCCGGCGCGGTTCCTCCGGGTCCACTGCAGGCAGACGGCAAGACCACCTTCGACAAGCTCACCAACGTCTATTATTCCGGCACAAGGCACGAGGAAGACCAACCCTCCCACCTGCGAATCAGCGACCCCGGGATCTGTCAGGAGCGGTGTCCGCAGGAGTTCGGAAGCCCCTGCCAGCGTTTCTGTCCGGCCAACGTCTACGAGGTCGTTCCCCGCGAGGACGGCAAAGGACGCCGGCTCCAGATCAATCCCTCCAACTGCGTCCACTGCAAGACCTGCGACATCATGGATCCCTACCAGGTAATCACGTGGGTGCCTCCCGAGGGCGGCGGCGGTCCCAACTACGTCATCCTCTGA
- the queA gene encoding tRNA preQ1(34) S-adenosylmethionine ribosyltransferase-isomerase QueA has protein sequence MQRSDFEYPLPSDRIALYPSEKRDQSRLLRLVRATGRISHHRFSELPELLTPRDLLVLNNTKVFPARLIGNRAGLTSDRPPPGGVLKAPIEVLLVKPLGPHTWEALVKPGRRIRVGEHLLFGGGQLKAVVAGRGERGLRVLRFEYEGDFDDILDRLGHVPLPPYIRRPDEIHDRDRYQTVYARKRGAVAAPTAGLHFTPRVFADLSRKGVSRCEVTLHVGLGTFRPVVSECIEDHRMETEPFEMTSEVARAISTAGTAGQRIVAVGTTVTRVLESAFRGPVPRLRGETDLFIYPGFRFHRVGALLTNFHLPGSTLLMLVCALAGRDLVFEAYREALKMDYRFYSYGDCMLIE, from the coding sequence ATGCAACGTTCCGATTTCGAATACCCGCTGCCCAGCGACCGGATTGCTCTCTACCCCTCCGAAAAGCGCGACCAGTCCCGCCTGCTGCGGCTGGTTCGAGCTACCGGTCGGATCTCCCACCACCGATTCTCCGAACTGCCTGAGCTGCTGACCCCCCGGGATCTGCTGGTCTTGAACAACACCAAGGTTTTCCCGGCCCGTCTGATTGGAAACCGGGCTGGACTGACCAGCGACAGGCCACCCCCGGGAGGCGTACTGAAAGCCCCCATCGAAGTGCTCCTGGTGAAGCCCTTGGGACCGCACACCTGGGAAGCGCTGGTGAAGCCGGGTCGCAGGATACGGGTTGGCGAGCACCTGCTCTTCGGCGGCGGCCAACTGAAGGCGGTGGTTGCGGGGCGGGGCGAACGGGGATTGCGGGTGCTTCGCTTTGAATACGAGGGTGACTTCGATGACATCCTGGACCGGCTGGGCCACGTTCCCCTGCCCCCCTATATTCGCCGGCCCGACGAGATCCACGACCGCGACCGCTACCAGACGGTGTACGCCCGCAAGCGAGGAGCCGTGGCCGCCCCCACGGCCGGGCTGCACTTTACCCCCCGGGTCTTCGCAGATCTGAGCCGCAAGGGAGTCTCCCGCTGCGAGGTGACGCTGCACGTGGGTCTGGGAACCTTCCGACCGGTGGTCAGCGAGTGCATCGAGGACCACCGCATGGAAACCGAGCCCTTTGAAATGACTTCCGAGGTCGCCCGAGCCATCTCGACAGCCGGCACCGCCGGGCAGCGCATCGTAGCCGTGGGCACCACCGTGACCCGTGTTCTGGAATCGGCCTTCCGCGGGCCGGTACCCCGGCTTCGCGGGGAAACCGACCTGTTCATCTATCCCGGCTTTCGATTTCACCGGGTGGGAGCCTTGCTGACCAACTTCCACCTGCCGGGCTCCACCCTGCTCATGCTGGTGTGCGCCTTGGCCGGACGCGACCTGGTTTTCGAGGCCTACCGGGAAGCTCTGAAGATGGATTACCGCTTTTACAGCTACGGAGACTGCATGCTGATCGAGTAA
- a CDS encoding BlaI/MecI/CopY family transcriptional regulator, producing MNRPNKMTQATAGTGRLSADESSPASGRLTAAELKCMKALWFEGAKTVRDVHRVLQPDHPLAYTTVLTVMDRLTRKGFLTRTRRGKAHYFLPRCSFEESRSRAVAELIRTWFDGADDQLATFLAGAPPQPVPVLSQPKEEVEPRPQLNEHLL from the coding sequence ATGAACCGCCCGAACAAGATGACTCAAGCCACCGCCGGAACCGGGCGCCTTTCGGCCGATGAAAGCTCACCGGCATCGGGAAGGCTCACCGCAGCCGAGCTGAAATGCATGAAGGCTCTCTGGTTCGAGGGAGCCAAGACCGTGCGCGATGTCCATCGAGTCCTCCAGCCTGACCATCCCCTGGCCTACACCACCGTCCTGACGGTCATGGACCGATTGACCCGGAAGGGCTTCCTGACTCGAACCCGGCGGGGCAAAGCCCACTACTTTCTCCCCCGATGCTCCTTCGAGGAGTCGCGCAGCCGCGCGGTTGCGGAGTTGATCCGGACCTGGTTCGACGGGGCGGACGACCAGCTGGCGACTTTTCTCGCCGGTGCGCCCCCGCAACCCGTGCCCGTCCTTTCCCAACCGAAGGAAGAGGTTGAGCCAAGACCTCAATTGAACGAACACCTGCTTTGA
- a CDS encoding HD domain-containing protein, which translates to MKDHFVSDLEPNQNVTTTFLVKDKEVRTAKNGNSYLSLTLGDKSGSLDAKMWDNVAEVEPTFGRDDFVKVRGQVRLFNNKQQLTIHRLRRCQESEVDLGDYLPKTTRDVEQMFGDLLAQVSRIGNPHLKMLLENLLSDSEFALKFKQAPAAKSLHHAWLGGLLEHTLSLCRLCQGMAEHYPDLDLDLLLTGAVLHDIGKTEELSYSRSFAYTTEGQLLGHMILELELINRKMVEIEGFPPKLKTLVQHLIISHHGEYEFGSPKLPMFPESLVLHYLDNLDSKLTSMLNLIAGDTNTDPEWTAYNRMFERPLFKGSKTK; encoded by the coding sequence ATGAAAGACCATTTCGTCAGCGACCTTGAACCCAACCAGAACGTCACCACCACCTTTCTGGTGAAGGACAAGGAGGTCCGTACCGCCAAGAACGGCAACTCATACCTCTCTTTGACCTTGGGCGACAAGAGCGGGAGTCTGGACGCCAAGATGTGGGACAACGTGGCTGAGGTGGAGCCCACCTTCGGCAGGGACGACTTCGTCAAGGTGAGGGGCCAGGTCCGGCTCTTTAACAACAAGCAGCAGCTCACCATTCATCGGCTCCGGCGCTGCCAGGAATCGGAGGTCGACCTGGGGGACTATCTTCCCAAGACGACAAGGGACGTGGAGCAGATGTTCGGGGACCTGCTGGCTCAGGTGAGCCGGATCGGGAATCCCCACCTTAAAATGCTTCTCGAAAATCTCTTGAGCGACTCTGAGTTCGCGCTCAAGTTCAAACAGGCACCCGCCGCCAAGTCCCTCCATCACGCCTGGTTGGGCGGCTTGCTCGAACACACCCTGTCGCTCTGCCGTCTCTGCCAGGGGATGGCCGAACACTATCCGGACCTCGACCTGGACCTTCTCCTGACCGGAGCCGTCCTTCACGATATCGGCAAGACGGAAGAGTTGAGCTACAGCCGCAGTTTCGCCTACACCACCGAGGGCCAACTGCTCGGCCACATGATCCTGGAACTGGAACTCATCAATCGCAAGATGGTTGAAATCGAGGGCTTTCCTCCCAAGCTGAAGACGCTGGTCCAACATCTGATCATCTCCCATCACGGCGAATACGAGTTCGGAAGCCCCAAGCTTCCCATGTTCCCCGAGTCGCTGGTGCTCCACTACCTCGATAACCTGGACAGCAAGCTGACCTCCATGCTGAATCTGATTGCCGGCGATACCAACACCGACCCGGAGTGGACCGCCTATAATCGAATGTTCGAACGCCCGCTCTTCAAGGGCTCGAAAACAAAATGA
- a CDS encoding redox-sensing transcriptional repressor Rex, whose amino-acid sequence MKTEKISEFTINRLSIYLRCLNLLAASGVTTTSSQALAEQFQLNSAQIRKDLTYFGEFGVRGVGYNVTELRAHLNEILGLDRQHRIGIVGAGNLGMALANYRGFEHECFQVAALFDKEASRLGITSRSGVVVHHIDELDEVVARERIVIGVVAVPAENAQEVVDRLTEAGISAILNFAPVRPNTRPGVQLKTMDLAISFESLSYFLSDSGLDGPTPP is encoded by the coding sequence ATGAAGACAGAAAAAATCTCCGAATTCACCATCAATCGCCTCTCCATCTATCTCAGATGCCTGAACCTGCTGGCCGCATCCGGGGTGACCACCACTTCTTCCCAGGCCCTGGCCGAACAGTTTCAACTGAACTCGGCGCAGATCCGCAAGGACTTGACCTATTTTGGCGAATTCGGGGTGCGGGGCGTCGGCTACAACGTGACTGAGCTGCGAGCCCATCTCAACGAGATCCTTGGGCTGGACAGGCAGCACAGGATCGGCATTGTGGGCGCCGGCAATCTGGGGATGGCGTTGGCCAACTATCGGGGGTTCGAGCACGAATGTTTTCAGGTAGCGGCACTCTTCGACAAGGAGGCATCGCGCCTGGGAATCACGTCCCGCAGTGGTGTCGTCGTCCACCACATCGACGAGCTCGATGAGGTGGTCGCCCGCGAGCGGATCGTCATCGGCGTGGTAGCGGTACCGGCGGAAAACGCCCAGGAGGTGGTCGACCGATTGACCGAGGCCGGAATCAGCGCCATTCTCAATTTTGCGCCGGTGCGTCCCAACACTCGACCGGGAGTGCAGCTCAAGACCATGGATCTGGCCATCTCCTTCGAAAGCCTGTCCTATTTCCTTTCCGACTCGGGTCTCGACGGCCCTACTCCACCCTGA
- a CDS encoding class II aldolase/adducin family protein codes for MTESLEQHRKDIVEIGRRIYRLGYVAAFDGNISVRMGNGNVLATPTAMSKGFMAEEDLVIVDPEGRAVEGKRKVSSEIAMHLLIYQLRSDVQAVVHAHPPCATGYAAAGVPLTKAILAEVVLVLGCIPLTRYGTTGTSELTDAIRDYVPRHDALLLANHGVVTYGSDLFLAHAKMETVEHFARISLATKVLGRETLLSGEDVDKLLVAREKYGIKGPSPVGEGCPTLGEEESEPRITLTRSQLVDIIQSALVSLQKER; via the coding sequence ATGACAGAGTCTCTGGAGCAACACCGCAAGGATATTGTCGAGATCGGTAGGCGCATCTACCGGCTGGGCTACGTGGCGGCCTTTGACGGCAACATCAGCGTACGAATGGGAAACGGCAACGTGCTGGCCACCCCCACCGCCATGAGCAAGGGCTTCATGGCCGAGGAGGATCTGGTCATCGTCGATCCCGAAGGGCGGGCCGTGGAGGGCAAGCGCAAGGTCTCCTCGGAAATCGCCATGCACCTGCTGATCTATCAGCTCCGTTCCGACGTTCAGGCGGTGGTGCACGCCCATCCCCCCTGCGCCACGGGTTACGCTGCCGCCGGCGTCCCCCTGACCAAGGCCATCCTGGCCGAGGTGGTGCTGGTCCTGGGATGCATTCCGCTCACCCGTTACGGGACCACCGGGACTTCCGAGCTGACGGATGCCATTCGGGACTACGTCCCCAGGCACGATGCCTTGCTGCTGGCCAATCATGGCGTGGTCACCTACGGGAGCGACCTGTTCCTGGCTCACGCCAAGATGGAAACGGTGGAGCACTTCGCCCGCATCAGTCTCGCCACCAAGGTTCTGGGTCGGGAAACGCTGCTCAGCGGCGAAGATGTGGACAAGCTTCTGGTTGCCAGGGAAAAGTACGGGATCAAGGGCCCCTCGCCGGTAGGGGAGGGGTGTCCCACCCTGGGAGAGGAAGAGTCCGAGCCAAGGATAACGTTGACCCGAAGTCAACTGGTCGATATCATCCAATCGGCGTTGGTGTCTCTGCAAAAAGAGAGGTAA
- the eutM gene encoding ethanolamine utilization microcompartment protein EutM, with protein MGEALGMIETRGLVAMIEASDAMVKAAKVTLVGWEKIGSGYVTSIVRGDVAAVKAATDAGAAAARRVGELVSVHVIPRPHSNLEEVLPIGKAGA; from the coding sequence ATGGGTGAAGCTCTAGGAATGATCGAGACACGCGGGCTGGTGGCCATGATCGAGGCGTCGGACGCCATGGTCAAGGCAGCCAAGGTGACCCTGGTGGGATGGGAGAAGATCGGGTCCGGGTACGTGACTTCCATCGTGCGCGGGGACGTGGCCGCCGTCAAGGCCGCCACCGACGCCGGGGCCGCCGCTGCTCGGCGGGTCGGAGAACTGGTCAGCGTTCACGTGATCCCCAGGCCCCATTCCAACCTGGAAGAAGTTCTCCCCATCGGCAAAGCGGGGGCGTAG
- a CDS encoding EutN/CcmL family microcompartment protein, whose protein sequence is MLLGRVVGTVVATRKDPRLEGKKLLVVRTIDPSGKDLSGYLVAVDTVSAGFKERVLLVSGSSARMAGGCRDCPVDTAIVGIVDSVEVTA, encoded by the coding sequence ATGCTTTTAGGTCGGGTTGTCGGAACAGTTGTCGCCACTCGCAAGGACCCGCGTCTGGAGGGCAAGAAGCTGCTTGTCGTCCGGACCATCGATCCCTCCGGCAAGGATCTGTCCGGTTACCTGGTGGCCGTGGATACCGTAAGCGCCGGCTTCAAGGAAAGAGTGCTGTTGGTCTCCGGGAGTTCCGCCCGCATGGCCGGGGGGTGCAGGGATTGTCCGGTCGACACGGCCATCGTCGGCATTGTCGACTCCGTAGAAGTGACTGCTTAG
- a CDS encoding EutN/CcmL family microcompartment protein yields MRLGRVVGPVVATRKDDALEGKTLLLIQPLDKQGRDRGRALVGVDAVGAGAGETIYWCRGREASLAWHPHHTVPTECAIVGIVDSVTID; encoded by the coding sequence ATGCGACTGGGTCGGGTGGTCGGACCAGTGGTGGCCACACGCAAGGACGACGCGCTCGAGGGCAAGACGCTGCTCCTGATTCAACCCCTGGACAAGCAGGGGCGCGACCGCGGAAGAGCCCTGGTCGGAGTGGACGCGGTGGGCGCCGGGGCTGGAGAGACCATCTACTGGTGCCGTGGCCGGGAAGCCTCCCTGGCCTGGCATCCTCATCATACCGTGCCGACGGAATGCGCCATCGTCGGCATCGTCGACTCGGTAACCATCGATTGA
- a CDS encoding EutN/CcmL family microcompartment protein yields the protein MLIGRIIGEVVATRKHASHEGQKILYVQMLNLDGSERGSPFLAVDSVDAGVGDDVLVAQEGWSAMTSVGKPYSPIDMAVVGVIDQVHLSE from the coding sequence ATGCTGATCGGCAGAATCATCGGCGAAGTCGTCGCCACTCGCAAGCACGCCTCCCACGAGGGACAGAAGATTCTTTACGTCCAGATGCTCAATCTGGACGGCAGCGAGCGTGGGTCACCTTTCCTGGCGGTGGATTCGGTGGATGCCGGGGTGGGTGACGACGTTCTGGTCGCCCAGGAGGGCTGGTCGGCCATGACATCGGTGGGGAAGCCCTACTCTCCGATCGACATGGCCGTGGTCGGTGTCATCGATCAGGTGCATCTGTCGGAATAG
- the ruvA gene encoding Holliday junction branch migration protein RuvA — protein MIAHLSGTLLSKEPQQVVIDVNGVGYEVHVPLSTFYEVGEVGSSVQLRIHTHVREDTLQLFGFRSLEEKSAFEHLTSVSGVGPRLALTILSGMSVEELIPAIRQSNSTRLCLIPGVGKKTAERLVVELRDKLARTVPDEPRPQAPGPSSLQEDVVSALVNLGYPKASAVRAFQESAREAPADGSMELLIKAALQVLSRPKRG, from the coding sequence ATGATTGCTCACCTCTCGGGCACGCTCCTCTCCAAGGAACCCCAACAGGTCGTAATCGACGTCAACGGTGTCGGCTATGAGGTTCACGTCCCCCTCTCCACCTTTTACGAGGTGGGCGAGGTCGGGTCCTCGGTTCAGCTTCGCATCCACACCCACGTTCGCGAGGATACCCTCCAGCTATTCGGCTTCAGGAGCCTGGAGGAGAAGTCGGCCTTTGAGCACCTGACCTCCGTTTCCGGTGTCGGTCCCAGGCTGGCTCTGACCATCCTTTCGGGGATGAGCGTGGAGGAGTTGATCCCGGCCATCCGCCAGAGCAATTCGACCCGGCTTTGCCTGATTCCGGGGGTGGGGAAGAAGACAGCCGAGCGCCTGGTGGTGGAGCTCAGGGACAAGCTGGCCCGGACGGTGCCGGATGAGCCACGCCCGCAGGCGCCGGGCCCTTCTTCCCTGCAGGAAGACGTGGTCTCGGCCCTGGTGAACCTGGGTTACCCCAAAGCCTCGGCCGTGAGGGCTTTTCAGGAGTCTGCCCGGGAGGCTCCGGCAGACGGGAGCATGGAGCTGCTGATCAAGGCGGCCTTGCAGGTCCTCTCCCGGCCGAAACGAGGCTAG
- the ruvB gene encoding Holliday junction branch migration DNA helicase RuvB — protein MDQDRIISGAPFEEEQSFELSLRPRVLQEYIGQNQVKQNLEISVAAARSRGEALDHVLLYGPPGLGKTTLAGVIANELGVSLKTTTGPIIQIKGDLTAILTNLQPNDVLFIDEIHRLLPHIEEILYPALEDFKLDLIIGQGPSARSVALNLPPFTLVGATTRAGLISSPLRSRFGIVHRLDYYTEEELGVIVRRSAEILGIRIDAAGTKEIAARSRGTPRVANRLLRRVRDYAQVKADGVINREVARQSLALLAIDDTGFDENDKKLIKTIIEKFSGGPVGVATLAAAISEEVDAIEDIYEPYLIQRGLLQRTPRGRMATKLAYEHFGLTPAPGQLSLL, from the coding sequence ATGGACCAGGATCGAATTATTTCCGGGGCTCCCTTCGAGGAGGAGCAGAGCTTCGAGCTCAGCTTGCGCCCCAGGGTTCTGCAGGAGTATATCGGCCAGAACCAAGTGAAGCAGAACCTGGAGATCTCGGTAGCGGCCGCCCGTTCCCGGGGCGAAGCCCTGGACCACGTGCTGCTCTACGGTCCGCCCGGCCTGGGGAAGACCACCCTGGCCGGCGTCATCGCCAACGAGCTGGGGGTGAGTCTGAAGACCACCACCGGTCCCATCATTCAGATCAAGGGAGATCTGACGGCCATTCTCACCAACCTGCAGCCCAACGACGTGCTGTTCATCGACGAGATTCACCGCCTCTTGCCTCACATCGAGGAGATTCTCTATCCGGCCCTGGAGGACTTCAAGCTGGACCTGATCATCGGCCAGGGGCCCAGCGCCAGAAGCGTGGCGCTCAATCTGCCCCCGTTTACCCTGGTGGGCGCCACCACCCGAGCGGGGTTGATCTCCTCTCCGCTGAGGTCCCGCTTCGGCATCGTGCACCGGCTGGACTACTACACCGAGGAAGAGCTGGGGGTGATCGTGAGACGCTCGGCCGAAATCCTGGGCATCCGGATCGACGCGGCGGGAACCAAGGAGATCGCCGCCCGCTCGCGCGGCACGCCGCGCGTGGCCAACCGCCTGCTGCGAAGGGTTCGCGACTACGCCCAGGTGAAGGCCGACGGGGTCATTAACCGGGAAGTGGCCCGCCAAAGCCTGGCCCTGCTGGCCATCGACGACACCGGCTTTGACGAGAACGACAAGAAACTGATCAAGACCATCATCGAGAAATTCTCCGGCGGACCCGTGGGGGTGGCCACCCTGGCGGCTGCCATCAGCGAGGAAGTGGACGCCATCGAGGACATTTACGAACCCTATCTGATTCAGAGAGGCCTGCTGCAACGCACTCCCCGAGGCCGGATGGCCACCAAGCTGGCCTACGAACACTTCGGTCTGACTCCCGCCCCCGGCCAGCTCAGCCTGCTGTGA
- a CDS encoding DUF6290 family protein, giving the protein MATSIRLAPETEQRLDFLASQTGRTKAFYLREMIERGLEDMEDYYLASEALERLRRGTEKTYSSADVRNDLNLYD; this is encoded by the coding sequence ATGGCGACTTCGATTCGGCTTGCTCCTGAAACAGAACAACGGCTTGATTTTCTGGCCTCGCAGACCGGGCGCACCAAGGCCTTCTACCTGCGTGAGATGATTGAGCGCGGCCTTGAGGATATGGAGGACTACTACCTTGCCTCAGAGGCGCTGGAACGCCTTCGTAGAGGCACAGAGAAAACATACTCCTCCGCCGACGTGAGGAATGACCTTAACTTGTACGATTGA
- the folK gene encoding 2-amino-4-hydroxy-6-hydroxymethyldihydropteridine diphosphokinase — translation MTLTCTIDHTVLAILGLGSNVGDRRSRLQQAIGDLASSRLEIVRTSSLYLTEPVDYPDQPWFLNQALLVRTRLSPYRLLACCLEVEEALGRQRLPPKGPRAIDVDILLYADRVLSDCKLTIPHPRFHLRRFALTPAAEVAPECEHPRLGLSLAALLERCRDPAQVVRLA, via the coding sequence ATGACCTTAACTTGTACGATTGACCACACGGTGCTGGCCATCCTGGGTCTCGGTTCCAATGTCGGCGACAGACGTTCCCGGTTGCAGCAAGCCATTGGCGACCTCGCTTCATCCCGACTGGAAATCGTCCGGACCTCCTCCCTCTATCTCACCGAGCCGGTGGACTATCCCGACCAGCCCTGGTTTCTCAACCAGGCCCTGCTCGTCCGCACGCGGCTATCGCCCTACCGCCTGCTAGCCTGCTGCCTGGAGGTGGAGGAGGCGCTGGGAAGGCAGCGCCTGCCGCCCAAGGGTCCCCGAGCCATCGATGTCGACATCCTGCTCTATGCAGACCGGGTTCTCAGCGACTGCAAGCTGACCATCCCTCACCCCCGATTCCACCTCAGGAGGTTCGCCCTGACGCCGGCGGCCGAAGTCGCCCCTGAGTGCGAGCACCCGCGCCTCGGCCTGTCGCTGGCCGCCTTGCTGGAGCGCTGCCGGGATCCGGCCCAAGTTGTCCGATTGGCGTGA
- the panB gene encoding 3-methyl-2-oxobutanoate hydroxymethyltransferase — translation MSATPPPRTDKVTVPNLLNRKHKGGKIVCLTAYDYPFARILDQAGIDLVLVGDSLATTRLGHDSTLPLRVKDVLAHLKAVRRGLQRALLVADLPYGSYHLSSKEALKTALKFVKAGAEAVKIEGGARRSRLVRRLVRAEIPVMGHVGLTPQSLHVMGGYRVQGKSPESAEAVMADALALQEAGAFAVVLEGVPEALAFQVTQELRIPTIGIGAGPHCDGQILVCDDLFGLSFSRKPKFVRQYVDLREILSQATRQYISDSLSGDFPSRKETYYPAEFPRLEEALKR, via the coding sequence ATGAGCGCTACCCCTCCCCCTCGGACCGACAAGGTCACCGTACCCAACCTCCTCAATCGCAAGCACAAGGGCGGCAAGATTGTCTGTCTGACCGCTTACGACTACCCCTTTGCCCGTATCCTGGACCAGGCGGGCATCGACCTGGTGCTGGTGGGCGATTCTCTGGCCACCACCCGCCTGGGTCACGATTCGACCCTGCCCCTGAGGGTCAAGGATGTCCTGGCGCACCTCAAAGCCGTTCGCCGGGGGCTGCAGCGAGCCCTGCTGGTGGCCGATCTGCCCTACGGTTCCTATCACTTGAGCAGCAAGGAAGCCCTCAAGACCGCCTTGAAGTTCGTCAAGGCGGGCGCCGAGGCCGTGAAGATCGAAGGCGGCGCCAGGCGAAGCCGCCTGGTCAGGAGGCTGGTTCGGGCTGAAATTCCCGTCATGGGACACGTGGGGCTGACCCCCCAGTCCCTGCATGTGATGGGGGGATACCGGGTGCAGGGCAAGAGCCCGGAGTCGGCGGAAGCGGTGATGGCGGATGCCCTGGCCCTGCAGGAAGCGGGCGCCTTCGCCGTGGTCCTGGAAGGCGTGCCCGAAGCGCTGGCCTTTCAGGTCACCCAGGAACTGCGAATTCCGACCATCGGTATCGGAGCCGGACCGCACTGCGACGGGCAGATCCTGGTCTGCGACGACCTCTTCGGCCTGTCTTTCTCTCGCAAGCCCAAGTTTGTCAGGCAGTATGTCGATCTCAGGGAAATCCTCTCCCAAGCCACCCGCCAATACATCAGTGACTCCCTCTCAGGGGACTTCCCCTCCCGCAAGGAGACCTACTACCCGGCCGAGTTCCCCCGCTTGGAAGAGGCGCTGAAACGCTAG